Genomic window (Tolypothrix sp. NIES-4075):
TTAAAGCGTAAAAATTTTCTAGATCATCTGATTGTTTCATCTTGGTAATTAGTTTACCTGCAATTGTGAATGCTGCCCAATAGTAAGGATGATTGTACAGCTTTTCATCGGCTGCGAGTTTTCTAGTTCTATACATTTCTGTTGCTAAATACGCTTTAATTCTGAATTCATCGGCAGGCAAAGTATTCAGCAAATTTTGATACCATTTTTCCAACTCTCCAACTGTTAGTTCTTTTAACCATTTTGTGGCTTCTGCTAAGGCTGTTGCTTCTAATTTGTTTGGCTGTCGTCGTCGATAATACTCAATCATCAATAAGGCATTTGCAGTTGATTCTACAGTCCACAAGGTACTAATTACATGAGCCGAACCACGACTTAAAAAACCATTCGCTAAACCTAGATACTCGGTGGTGATAGTTTGCTTGGTAGTAATAGCAGTTTCGCAAGCTGAGAGAGTAACTAGATTGTAGCTTGCAAGTGTCTTTTGGCAGATTTCTTCTAAGGTTAGTTTATCTTCACCTGATAATACGAGTTGTGATTTTTTCGGCTCAATAAAATTGTTAGTTCCATGACCTGTAAAATGAAATATATTGTAATCACCAGATAAGGCAGATTCCACTAAATTTTTAGTCGCTTGTACTCCTTGGTATCGTTTGGGGTTATGGAACATTTGGCTAATAGTTTCTGATTCAAATTTGGCAAATTTTAGTGGCGGATAATCTGTACTGTTGGGATGTTCAATACTTAATAATTTCTCTTCATTTGCCTGGGGTTTTAGTTGGGAATTTAGAGATAAGCCTATTTGAACGCTTGGCAAATAGCTAATTGTGTAATTTGTATTACTCAGCGATTCTTCTGAGTCAGAAGAAATATTGAAAAGGGCATGAAGAGGAAATCTGTGTAAGTCGCGGTGGGGAATTAATATTAGTTGGTTGATACCTTCAAGTTCCTCTTCAATGGTAGAAATATTAAGGATATTTTTCAGATGCAAAAGCCTCTGTTCCATATCAACGAACCAGGAATGATTATTTTTGCTTTGTTTGTCTTGCTCTAAGCTGCGATATTCCTGATATTGTTGATTCCAATCATCTAACCAATCTTCTAATTCCACCAAAATTTGCACGGCTTCAGGTAGGGGAAATTCATCACTTATTGCGGCACTAATTATGGGTGTAAAGACGGGGATGGGTTCTGGGGCATTATCTTTGATTATGAAAGTGCGTAAAGCGTAAGGGCTGATGTGCCAGTAAATGATTGCGGTTGTCGGATTAAGTAGTTGTTGAATTTCTACATAATTAGGTGAAGAAATTTCATCAGTCCAACCAAAAATCAGCCAATTTAAACAAGCATTTTTGTTGTATTCAGCGATTTCTAAAGCTTGTCGCCATTCGCCAGATTGTATGGCTAAATCAACTGCTAACTGTCCAAAACCAGCAAATTTCAAAGCTATTTGCTTTTTACTTTCTTCAGAACTTGGTTCATTTAATAAATGTTGCCATGCATCTGTAGCGTGTTGTAATAACTCTTGTGCTAGTGTGATTTCTCCCAAACCTAAAAGCGCTTTAATGAAGTTTTGCAATACTTCTAGATGCAGCTGGGGAAAGTCTTCTTGTGTGAGGGTTAAAAGCGCCTGATTGTACTCAGATACGGCTTGATGCCAGTAATAGTGGGGTGCGGGATGTCTTTTTCCTCGGTCGTAGTGTGCGTTGGCGATCGCTAAATGCAATCTCCCCCAACCTTCTGGGTGTGTATCTTGGCGAACATAGTCCAACCCGGCTTCGTAACTGATCAATTTTGCATCATAATCGCCTTCTTTCAAAATTGGATTTACAGCCATTCCTGCGGATGTGCCTCGACCAATCCAAGCTTCCCAATAGTCTGGTTGAAGTTGCAAAGCACCATCATAAGCGGCGATCGCTTCTACAAATTCTCCGAGATGAAACAGCGCTACTGCTTGGTTGTACCAAGCTAAGTGAAATTCGGGATTGATTTCTATCGCTTTGTCATAAGAGGCGATCGCTTCAGTTCGCCGTCCTAAGTTGTCTAAGGCGATACCTCTATTGAACCAAATTAAGTAAAAATGCGGTTGAATTTCTAAAGCTTTATCCCAAGAGTCAATTGCTTCTGACCATTGTCCTAATTGTCCTAGGACTACGCCTCGGTCGATCCAGACTTCGGGATAATCTGGATCTAGATCGAGTGCATTGTCGTAAGAGGCGATCGCTTCCGAGTTTCGTTGATCTACGGCGAGTGCAATTCCTCGGTAATACCAGTTTTGAGGATCGTCTGGTTGCAATTCCAGTGCTTTGTCGTAACTAAAAACGGCTTCTGATAGCCTTCCTAATTTCAGCAGCGCGAAACCTCGACTAGACCAAGCTTCTTCGTTGTCTGGCTGAATTTCCAGTGCGACATCAAAAGAGGCGATCGCTTCAGAGAACTGTCCTAATTCGCCTAAGATGCCGCCTCGATTGTACCAAGCTTTAGGAGAGTCTTGTTTGAGTTCTAACGCTCTGTCATAAGAGGCGATCGCTTCAGAGAACTGTCCTAAGTGAAATAATGTCAAACCTCGGTTAAACCAAACTTCATACATCGACGGGTTAATTTGTAAAGCTTGATTGTAAGAAGCGATCGCACCTGACAAATCACCTGTTTTGGCTTGCTGAAGTCCTTGATAAAACCAATCTTGCGCCTGAGTATCGGTACTAACTAGTTGTGGTGGTTCAGTCTTTGAAATTGCCAGTCCTGAAGCAAGTTGCTGGACTAAGCTGGTACTTTGATCTAATCTGACTAACAACTCATCGAGCGTCTGGGCTACATCTGGTTCTAAATTTGCCAACGACTCGTCCCACGTTGTTTGTGCGGATGCTTCTGGGCTGTTTTCGATTAACGTTTCGCCAACAGACATTAGGCGATCGGGCAATACCTCTTCCACAACAGGCGTTATACTTTCAACTTCTGGCGCTTGAAACTCCCATACCAGTTCGCCGAAGTTCTCTATCAATTCTTCTTCGCTTTGAGTTTCCTCTGGTGCAGGCGTTATACTTTCAGCTTCTGGCGCTTGAAACTCCCATACTAATTCGCCGTTTTGTATTCCCCCGTTTCCGGAAGCGCTTGGCACATCCTGAGTACTAGTTTCAGTTTCTGGCGCTTCATACTGCCATTCGAGTTCTTCAAAGTTTTCCGCATCCCCAATTTCAATAGAGGTGAGAATTGCTGTAGACGTTGTAGGTTCAGCATTTTCCTCGTTTTCGTCCCAATAAATTTCTCCTAAATTCCGCGTTAACAATCGGATACCAATGTCATAAGAAAGATCGCCAATTATGCCGATACCAAGTTCACCCAGTTGCACCATTCGCGTTGCTAACTGATTATTCGGTGCGGGTGATGCTAACAATTTTTCGCCAAAACTCAGCAACCAATCTAGCCAGCGGTCAACGCTAATCCGATTTTCGATCCGTTGCAGATATTTCTGCGCCCACTCTTGTCCTCGTGCCTGATATACGCCTTCTAGCAGTTGGTTATACAAAACTTCAAGATCGGCGTTTGTTAATTCCGGTGCTTGATGCACCACATTTTGTCTTTTTATACGGTTTTGAGAACGAGTCCGTTTCGTGCCAAAGGCGCGTTTCCAAAATTTATTAAGCCACTGAACTAGCCGCTTGAGCATCTGCCGCACTCTGGATGTTGTTTCTCATAGATTTTAACGAGCGCTGTGTTAAAAAAAGTAAGCATTACGTAAAAACCTAGTAGATAAAGAAGGGGAATGGGGGGAATGGGGAGACAATTTCTTTCTATTACCCATTAACCATTACCCACTTTTATTGATTCGCAGCTTGAAATTGATTAAATAATTCCTGGACAATCAATTGCGGATCGTCTGTCTCAATTCCTAACTGTTGGGAAATTTCCTGGCGTAACTTTTCATCCTGCTGCAACATCACAAATAACTCGTCTAGGGTGACGGTTTGCAATTCTTCCTCTGGTAGAGTTTCTAACTCTGCTGCGGGTGCAGGATCGGTTGATAATTCTTTTTTCGGCGGGTTTTCTAACTCTGCTGCGGGGGAAGTTGCTTTATTGGTTTGTTCGGGTCCAGGAGTAGAGACAAGGGTTATCGCGTCTCTACTCTTGACAGCATCTGGTCCGTCATACTCCCATACTGGTTCGCTGACATTGCGTGTCAACAACTGCATTCCAATATCATAGGCAGCATCGCCGACTTCGCCGACTTCTAATTCACCCAGATCCACCATCCGGGATGCTAATTCATTATTAGGTGCTGATGATGCTAGCAATTTCTCACTAAAGCGCTGTAACCATTCCAGCCAACGTTCAGTTGAGATGCGATGTTCAATATTATGCAGCCACTTCAGCGCCCAAGCTTGCCCTCGTGCTTGATGGACTCCTTCTAAAAGTTCGCTGAAGAGAAATTCCAGATCCGTATCGCTCAAGGGTGGAGCAGGTTCTTTTTGAACGTCAGCCACTGATGAGGATGAAGTCTGTTTTTTACCAAACAAGCGTTGAAAAAACCTTTTAAGCCAGTGAAGGAGCCTATTGAGCATCTGCTGCACCCCTGAGTGTTGGTTATCTTAAGATTGTAGCGATGTCTACGACACACTTGATCGCTTAAGCGCTTTGCGAATTAGAAATTATAAATTAAAAATTCATAAATTGTAACAGTCTATATGAATTTTTATGTTGATGCACACGAGAAAATCAACCATTAGAAGGAAGACAATTAGAAGCGGCAATTTGAGTATCCTAAAGATTGGGCGGTAAGTTTAAAATGGTTTCATGGCAAACTATGATTGAGTGCTACTAATTAACCAATCTTCTTGGCATTGACATTTCAATTCCATGTCTTACGAACCGCTGCACCACAAGTATCGCCCAAAGAGTTTTGCTCAACTGGTGGGTCAAGAGGCGATCGCCTTGACTCTCACCAACGCTATTCGTACAGCTAAAATAGCCCCAGCGTATTTATTTACTGGTCCTAGAGGTACGGGGAAAACTTCGAGTGCGAGAATTCTCGCCAAATCCCTCAATTGTCTTAATAGTGACAAACCCACAGCAAAACCTTGCGGTATCTGCGATGTATGTCAGGGAATCACTAAAGGCTATTCATTAGATGTAATAGAAATCGATGCCGCCAGCAATACTGGTGTCGATAATATCCGCGAACTCATTGAAAAGGCGCAGTTTGCCCCAGTTCAATGTCGCTATAAGGTTTATGTAATTGATGAGTGTCACATGCTCAGTAATGCGGCATTTAATTCGCTACTAAAGACATTAGAAGAACCACCGAGACACGTTGTCTTTATCTTGGCGACAACAGACCCGCAAAGAGTTTTACCAACGATTATTTCTCGCTGTCAAAGGTTTGATTTTAGGCGAATTCAGATAGATCCGATGGTGAAGCATTTGCAAGCGATCGCCTCGCAAGAAAATATCAATATTTCTGATGACGCTGTAAAATTAGTTGCCCAAATTGCTCAAGGTGGATTGCGCGATGCAGAAAGTCTGCTCGACCAATTAGCACTATTATCGGGTGAAGTGACACCAGAGCGAGTTTGGGATTTAGTCGGTTCGGTAAGCGAACAAGATTTGCTTGTATTGGTGAACGCGATCGCTCAAAATAATCCCGAAGCGGTTCTTGAGGGCACCCGCAAAATCCTTGACCGTGGTCGCGAACCTTTAACTATTCTCCAGAATCTAGCTGCATTCTACCGCGATTTACTCATCGCCAAAACTGCGCCCAAACGCCAAGATTTAGTTACTTGTACAGACCAAACTTGGAAAGCGATCGTTGAGTTCGCCCAACAGTTAGACATAACTACAATCTTGACAGGACAGCAACACCTGCGAACCGCTGAAGTGCAAATCAAAAACACCACTCAGCCGCGTTTGTGGTTAGAAGTAACATTGTTAGGCTTATTACCCAGCGCGAACACCCAATCCGCAGCCCCAAGCCTAGCACCTACTAGAGTAACTATCCCAACAGCATCACCCACCATCACCCCACCTCCCTCCGAACCCCCCACTCCCCCACTCCCCCACTCCTCCACTCCCTCATCCCCCCCCACTCCCTCATCTCCCCCATCTCCCCCCCTTTGTACAGACGCGATTAATCGCGTCTCTACTCCTCCACCAGAAACCCCTCCAGAATCCAACGATGCTTCACTTGCAGAAACTTGGCAAAAGGTAGTGACTTACCTACCAGTTTCTACAGGTTCATTGCTGCGTCAAATGTGCCATCTGATTGAGTTTGATGGTAATCTTGCTCGGATTGGAATTAAATCGCCAGCTTGGTATAAAAGACTTCAGACAGAGCAGCCTATAATTGCCACAGCCTTTGAAAAAGCTTTCCAGCGTCAGATAAAAGTAAATCTAGAATTAATCAGCGGGTCGTCACCACCTTCTACCCCCCCAAAGCCTAATGGCGTAAAAGCCCAGCCTCCGCCGAGTTCTCAAAGCAATAATCAAAGCGATAATATAACGCCGCTGGCAGAAGTTTCCCAGCGAGCAAAACAACCTCCTGCAAGAACTGAATCCCCCTCAGTTCCGCAAGTAGTGCAAATGCCTCCACCGCGATCGCTTTTTCCCCCACCAACCGGCGATGATATAGAAAATACCGATCAAGTGGCGATCGCAGCTCGAGGTCTGGCGAAATTTTTTGATGGTCAAATTATCCGCTTCACAGAAGAAGCTGTAGAAGTGTCAGATACAACTACACCTGATTTGTTAGAAGAAGCGGAAGTGGATGAAGATTAGGATCGTTAGTTGTTAGTGGTTAGTTGTTATTTGTTGGTTGTGGGTTGTGGGTTGTCAAAAAGTACTCCTATCCACTAACCACTATCCACTAACTAGTCCCCAGTGCCTTGATGTACAGTTTTCACCCATTTCAACCGCTTTGGTCTGACTGAGATGCGGGCAGTGGTGCTGCTCATCACTACAAACCAGTGGAACATGTATATAATTCCGCGTAATGTCTGAAGCAGAGGCACAAAGTAGCTAGAAACGCGAAATTTCTTCTCTTTATCTTGACGTATCCGCTTTAGACCTGCGAACATACCTGCCATTGACATGGTGACTGTCAAGCCGCTGACTGGACTGAGAATTGGTGGACGATGCCGAGCGATCGCCATCAATAAATCTGGTAGTGCTGCTGTCGGTAAAATATACATAATCAGCAAAAACATCAGCAAATCCCAGGTTTTACTTCTCCCCATGCGGTTGCGAAGAATCAAATCCCAGTAATCTAAATAGCGCTGATATCCGCCTTCTGCCCAACGGTTGCGCTGATGCCAAAGAGCGATCGCATTCGTCACGCCCTCTTCTTCCACCGCTGAATTAAAAGCACAATCAATATCCCAGTCGTTTAAATGCAGGCGGAATGTCAAATCCAAGTCATCGGTGATGGTTTCTTCATTCCAGCCCCCGCAGCATTCCAAAGCTTCGCGCCGGACAAATTGACCATTTCCTCGCAGTTCGCCGATTCCACCAATGGCAATCCGCCGCTTTTGGAAAACGGCATCAACTGCCATTTCCGCCATTTGACCTTTTGTCCAAAAGTTTTCTTTCGCGTTGGCGATCGCTTTTCGCACCTGCACGGCGCCCAGCTTTTCTTTGGCAAACAAGGGTATTACCCGCAGCAGCAAGTCTGGGGACACAATCGCATCAGCGTCAAACACCGCTATAATTTCCCCTTGCGTCAGTGGCAAAACTTGATTTAATGCCCCTGACTTACCGCCACTCGCTTCGGCTGAACGTCTTAATACTTTTAGGTTATTGTATTTTTCCGTTAGTTGTGCTAATACCTGCGGCGTTGTGTCGCTGCTGTTATCGTCAATTATCCAGACTTCGTAATTCCCTTGTGGGTATTTTAGACTACAAAGATTCTTGACTAAATTGGCAATAACTGCTTCTTCATTTTTAGCCGCCACTAATACAGATACTTTTGGTAAATCACCCAGCATTTCCTCTTCGTAGGGGAAGAAATTACTTTCCCCTACCAAGTGTTCTTTGCCCGGTCTAGCAAACACGATCCTCAGGGCGTGAATTCCTAGGATAGTGGTCAATCCGAGGATAAAAATAGAACCCCAAGAAACTAAATGTAAAGCGATCGTGCCGCTCCAGACAACAGTCAAAACTAGAGCGGCTTTTTTTCTCCGACCTTGAAACCGGGATGGTAGAAACACAGGATCGGTTTCTACCTCTTCTATCTCCAACTCATCATCTCCCGATAGGTCAGAAAATAAAGAGTTGAGCGGATCAAGCTCGTTGTAAGAATCGTTTTCGGGCCAGGAATTCGCTGGCATAAGTTACTTGATTCAATAACCAGTATTTGTCTACACCCATAAAGAAGCTGGGTATCAGGTAACACCAAACTGTGCAACCTTCACACACTTTTAGCTTACCTTGAGATTGGCGATACTTTTCCACTTCTTCTGACTCACGATAGAGTTCGTAAAGTCGCCCGTTAATCGGAACTCCGGTTTGGGCAAAATGGTAACAAGGTAGTAGCAGCTCGTCATTGGGAGAAATCGCAATCACGGCATCCACCGCTTTACAACGGGGATTTTTGGTGTCATTGCCCCCAGCTTCGATAAAAGCCAATGCAGCCTTATTGTAGCCGACATTTTTATATTTCCTCGCAGCAGCTTCGATTGCCGCTACCATTTCCGGGGTAGGGTTCTTATTAGAGTTGTATTGGTCATAAGCCGTAAAGGCGGGATTTAGCCAGACGCGAACACCTAGTTTTTGTCCTAATGCTGCGACTTCTTGAATCCGATCGTAATTTTGGGCAGTAACGGTATGATTTAGTACCGGGTACTCTCCTAAAGATTGAGCGATCGCTACCGACTCTACCAAATTGTCAAAAATCTTCACACCACGCGAGTGATCGTGAGTTTCCGCATCCGCACCATCCAAAGAGAAATTCAAAAAGTCTACTAAACCTTGAATTTCCTTAGCTTTTTTCGGATACAAAATGGTATTCGTCGTCATGCTGGTATAAAAACCCTGACGTTTTGCCTCTGTATAAATCTCCCCGACATCATGTCGTAATAAAGGTTCACCACCCGTAAAGTCTACATATTTAGTCCCCAAACGGCGTAAATCTTCTAAATTACGTTTAATCGTTTCAAAATCAGCTTCTTTTCCCGGTTCTAATGCCCAAATGTTGCAAAAGTGACAGCGGGCATTACAGCGATACGTCAAGTAATAATTTGCAACCAGCGGAGCCATAGTGTAAACCCACTAAAAGTTTTCCTTAAGACATCTTTAAACGGAGTTAACCAACA
Coding sequences:
- a CDS encoding glycosyltransferase, with the protein product MPANSWPENDSYNELDPLNSLFSDLSGDDELEIEEVETDPVFLPSRFQGRRKKAALVLTVVWSGTIALHLVSWGSIFILGLTTILGIHALRIVFARPGKEHLVGESNFFPYEEEMLGDLPKVSVLVAAKNEEAVIANLVKNLCSLKYPQGNYEVWIIDDNSSDTTPQVLAQLTEKYNNLKVLRRSAEASGGKSGALNQVLPLTQGEIIAVFDADAIVSPDLLLRVIPLFAKEKLGAVQVRKAIANAKENFWTKGQMAEMAVDAVFQKRRIAIGGIGELRGNGQFVRREALECCGGWNEETITDDLDLTFRLHLNDWDIDCAFNSAVEEEGVTNAIALWHQRNRWAEGGYQRYLDYWDLILRNRMGRSKTWDLLMFLLIMYILPTAALPDLLMAIARHRPPILSPVSGLTVTMSMAGMFAGLKRIRQDKEKKFRVSSYFVPLLQTLRGIIYMFHWFVVMSSTTARISVRPKRLKWVKTVHQGTGD
- a CDS encoding DNA polymerase III subunit gamma/tau is translated as MSYEPLHHKYRPKSFAQLVGQEAIALTLTNAIRTAKIAPAYLFTGPRGTGKTSSARILAKSLNCLNSDKPTAKPCGICDVCQGITKGYSLDVIEIDAASNTGVDNIRELIEKAQFAPVQCRYKVYVIDECHMLSNAAFNSLLKTLEEPPRHVVFILATTDPQRVLPTIISRCQRFDFRRIQIDPMVKHLQAIASQENINISDDAVKLVAQIAQGGLRDAESLLDQLALLSGEVTPERVWDLVGSVSEQDLLVLVNAIAQNNPEAVLEGTRKILDRGREPLTILQNLAAFYRDLLIAKTAPKRQDLVTCTDQTWKAIVEFAQQLDITTILTGQQHLRTAEVQIKNTTQPRLWLEVTLLGLLPSANTQSAAPSLAPTRVTIPTASPTITPPPSEPPTPPLPHSSTPSSPPTPSSPPSPPLCTDAINRVSTPPPETPPESNDASLAETWQKVVTYLPVSTGSLLRQMCHLIEFDGNLARIGIKSPAWYKRLQTEQPIIATAFEKAFQRQIKVNLELISGSSPPSTPPKPNGVKAQPPPSSQSNNQSDNITPLAEVSQRAKQPPARTESPSVPQVVQMPPPRSLFPPPTGDDIENTDQVAIAARGLAKFFDGQIIRFTEEAVEVSDTTTPDLLEEAEVDED
- a CDS encoding CHAT domain-containing protein encodes the protein MLKRLVQWLNKFWKRAFGTKRTRSQNRIKRQNVVHQAPELTNADLEVLYNQLLEGVYQARGQEWAQKYLQRIENRISVDRWLDWLLSFGEKLLASPAPNNQLATRMVQLGELGIGIIGDLSYDIGIRLLTRNLGEIYWDENEENAEPTTSTAILTSIEIGDAENFEELEWQYEAPETETSTQDVPSASGNGGIQNGELVWEFQAPEAESITPAPEETQSEEELIENFGELVWEFQAPEVESITPVVEEVLPDRLMSVGETLIENSPEASAQTTWDESLANLEPDVAQTLDELLVRLDQSTSLVQQLASGLAISKTEPPQLVSTDTQAQDWFYQGLQQAKTGDLSGAIASYNQALQINPSMYEVWFNRGLTLFHLGQFSEAIASYDRALELKQDSPKAWYNRGGILGELGQFSEAIASFDVALEIQPDNEEAWSSRGFALLKLGRLSEAVFSYDKALELQPDDPQNWYYRGIALAVDQRNSEAIASYDNALDLDPDYPEVWIDRGVVLGQLGQWSEAIDSWDKALEIQPHFYLIWFNRGIALDNLGRRTEAIASYDKAIEINPEFHLAWYNQAVALFHLGEFVEAIAAYDGALQLQPDYWEAWIGRGTSAGMAVNPILKEGDYDAKLISYEAGLDYVRQDTHPEGWGRLHLAIANAHYDRGKRHPAPHYYWHQAVSEYNQALLTLTQEDFPQLHLEVLQNFIKALLGLGEITLAQELLQHATDAWQHLLNEPSSEESKKQIALKFAGFGQLAVDLAIQSGEWRQALEIAEYNKNACLNWLIFGWTDEISSPNYVEIQQLLNPTTAIIYWHISPYALRTFIIKDNAPEPIPVFTPIISAAISDEFPLPEAVQILVELEDWLDDWNQQYQEYRSLEQDKQSKNNHSWFVDMEQRLLHLKNILNISTIEEELEGINQLILIPHRDLHRFPLHALFNISSDSEESLSNTNYTISYLPSVQIGLSLNSQLKPQANEEKLLSIEHPNSTDYPPLKFAKFESETISQMFHNPKRYQGVQATKNLVESALSGDYNIFHFTGHGTNNFIEPKKSQLVLSGEDKLTLEEICQKTLASYNLVTLSACETAITTKQTITTEYLGLANGFLSRGSAHVISTLWTVESTANALLMIEYYRRRQPNKLEATALAEATKWLKELTVGELEKWYQNLLNTLPADEFRIKAYLATEMYRTRKLAADEKLYNHPYYWAAFTIAGKLITKMKQSDDLENFYALILDQEF
- a CDS encoding radical SAM protein, with the translated sequence MAPLVANYYLTYRCNARCHFCNIWALEPGKEADFETIKRNLEDLRRLGTKYVDFTGGEPLLRHDVGEIYTEAKRQGFYTSMTTNTILYPKKAKEIQGLVDFLNFSLDGADAETHDHSRGVKIFDNLVESVAIAQSLGEYPVLNHTVTAQNYDRIQEVAALGQKLGVRVWLNPAFTAYDQYNSNKNPTPEMVAAIEAAARKYKNVGYNKAALAFIEAGGNDTKNPRCKAVDAVIAISPNDELLLPCYHFAQTGVPINGRLYELYRESEEVEKYRQSQGKLKVCEGCTVWCYLIPSFFMGVDKYWLLNQVTYASEFLARKRFLQRA